One Novosphingobium sp. EMRT-2 DNA segment encodes these proteins:
- a CDS encoding DEAD/DEAH box helicase, with protein sequence MSYFSDLGLAEPILRALESKGYNDPTPIQRQSIPALLEGRDLLGIAQTGTGKTAAFALPSLHRLAADPKPRKPASCRMLVLSPTRELAAQIADNMKGYAKNLNLSVDCVFGGVPIGKQARRLVPGIDILVATPGRLLDLIDNRALTLGRVEIFVLDEADQMMDLGFIHALRRVANLLPKQRQSLFFSATMPKSIEDLGKQFINNPVRVEVAPQSTTAERVDQFITLINQAEKQALLTLRIRAMLADKSLDRALVFTRTKHGADRVARHLAGAGVEARAIHGNKSQAQRTAALEAFRQGSCPILVATDIAARGIDVSGVSHVFNFELPNVPEQYVHRIGRTARAGADGVAISFCAPDEKPYLRDIERLTGVKLMPQALPENFMQEAARLPAPARRPQEDDAPRHQQGNRRDGGQRSGGQRNGGQRSAGQGVGGQRTGGGRGDQQAHGGRAQGRDGKPRDVSQRQERRDGQNDRGPVRNPLHTERADRPEGERAGERDGQQRRFRPRGPGNVGQHRNRVRRAG encoded by the coding sequence ATGTCCTATTTTAGCGATCTCGGCCTTGCCGAGCCCATTCTTCGTGCGCTCGAAAGCAAAGGCTACAACGATCCCACGCCCATCCAGCGCCAGTCGATTCCGGCGCTGCTCGAAGGCCGCGACCTGCTGGGCATCGCCCAGACCGGCACCGGCAAGACCGCCGCGTTCGCGCTGCCCTCGCTGCATCGCCTCGCCGCCGACCCCAAGCCGCGCAAGCCCGCCTCGTGCCGGATGCTGGTGCTTTCGCCCACCCGCGAACTCGCCGCGCAAATTGCCGACAACATGAAGGGCTACGCCAAGAACCTGAACCTCTCGGTCGATTGCGTGTTCGGCGGCGTGCCCATCGGCAAGCAGGCGCGCCGTCTGGTGCCGGGCATCGACATCCTCGTCGCCACGCCGGGCCGCCTGCTCGACCTGATCGACAACCGCGCGCTGACGCTGGGCCGGGTCGAGATCTTCGTGCTCGACGAAGCCGACCAGATGATGGACCTCGGCTTCATCCATGCGCTGCGCCGCGTTGCCAACCTGCTGCCCAAGCAGCGCCAGAGCCTGTTCTTCTCGGCCACGATGCCCAAGTCGATCGAGGATCTGGGCAAGCAGTTCATCAACAATCCGGTGCGCGTGGAAGTGGCGCCGCAATCGACCACCGCCGAACGCGTCGACCAGTTCATCACGCTCATCAACCAGGCGGAAAAGCAGGCGCTGCTGACGCTGCGCATCCGCGCCATGCTGGCGGACAAGTCGCTCGACCGCGCGCTGGTCTTCACCCGCACCAAGCACGGGGCGGACCGCGTCGCGCGGCACCTTGCCGGCGCCGGCGTGGAAGCGCGGGCGATCCACGGCAACAAGTCGCAGGCGCAGCGCACCGCCGCGCTCGAAGCCTTCCGCCAGGGTTCATGCCCGATCCTCGTCGCCACCGACATCGCGGCGCGCGGCATCGACGTTTCGGGGGTGAGCCATGTGTTCAACTTCGAGCTGCCCAACGTGCCCGAACAGTACGTCCACCGCATCGGCCGCACCGCGCGCGCCGGCGCCGATGGCGTGGCGATCAGCTTCTGCGCGCCCGATGAGAAGCCCTATCTGCGCGATATCGAGCGGCTGACCGGTGTTAAGCTGATGCCGCAGGCGCTGCCGGAGAACTTCATGCAGGAAGCCGCCCGACTGCCCGCGCCCGCGCGCAGGCCGCAGGAAGACGACGCTCCACGCCACCAGCAGGGCAATCGCCGCGATGGTGGCCAGCGCAGCGGGGGCCAGCGCAACGGGGGGCAGCGCAGCGCGGGGCAGGGCGTCGGAGGTCAGCGCACTGGCGGTGGTCGCGGCGACCAGCAGGCCCATGGTGGCCGCGCGCAGGGTCGCGACGGCAAGCCGCGGGACGTGAGCCAGCGGCAGGAACGCCGCGACGGCCAGAACGATCGGGGTCCGGTGCGCAATCCGCTGCATACCGAGCGCGCAGACCGTCCCGAAGGCGAACGCGCAGGGGAGCGCGACGGCCAGCAGCGCCGGTTCCGCCCGCGCGGCCCCGGCAATGTCGGCCAGCACCGCAACCGGGTGCGCCGCGCCGGGTAA
- a CDS encoding DUF2141 domain-containing protein yields MKSALILLPAALVLGGAVAPEHASLTVDVTGLRSVRGLVQVCITTDPATFPDCQKDPHARHLSVPARNPAITFANVAPGRYAVALFHDENANGRLDKVLMVPKEGFGFSRDAPVRFGPPRFAAAALTLGEGEVRTEIRMRYML; encoded by the coding sequence GTGAAATCCGCCCTGATCCTGCTGCCGGCCGCGCTGGTCTTGGGCGGTGCGGTGGCGCCGGAGCACGCCTCGCTCACCGTCGACGTCACCGGGCTGCGCTCGGTCCGGGGGCTGGTGCAGGTGTGCATCACCACCGATCCGGCGACATTTCCCGATTGCCAGAAAGACCCGCACGCGCGCCATCTTTCCGTGCCGGCGCGCAACCCCGCGATCACGTTCGCCAATGTCGCGCCCGGCCGCTATGCGGTGGCGCTGTTCCATGACGAAAACGCCAACGGCAGGCTGGACAAGGTGCTGATGGTCCCTAAGGAAGGCTTCGGCTTCTCGCGCGATGCGCCGGTGCGGTTCGGCCCGCCCCGGTTCGCGGCGGCAGCCCTGACCCTTGGCGAAGGCGAGGTGCGGACGGAAATCCGCATGCGCTATATGCTGTGA
- a CDS encoding M20/M25/M40 family metallo-hydrolase, with product MRYHQFAGSIIGAALLAGGLGSGAVLAAPATPAEQRMVATVDAEQARTLALLERMVNQNSGSRNLEGVRKVRDIVAPEFTALGFAARWVPMEQTGRAGHLILTHRGAKGMKRLLLIGHLDTVFEPDSPFQTFALKGDKATGPGVADDKGGMAVMIAALRAMQAAGTLRDANIEVVLTGDEEDAGEPTEVARADLVAAGRRADAALDFEGLSQEDGKDMGSIARRSSNSWTLTVTAKSGHSSAVFSPAMGDGAIYAAARIIAAIREEVPEPNLTLNVGLIAGGAEATLAPDAAHVAAAGKTNIVPAKAIARGDLRSLSPEQDRRAMERMRAIVARTWPGAQAAITFEEGYPPMAPTPGNQALLARLNGVNETLGLPAMAPLDPLKRGAGDISFVAADVDGLVGLGPASTGDHSPAETTDVPSIWRQAKRAALLMTRLSREKAVKPVGKK from the coding sequence ATGCGGTATCATCAGTTTGCGGGCTCTATCATCGGTGCGGCGCTGCTCGCGGGCGGGCTGGGGAGCGGGGCTGTGCTCGCCGCGCCGGCCACGCCGGCGGAACAGCGGATGGTCGCCACCGTCGATGCCGAACAGGCGCGCACGCTGGCGCTGCTCGAACGGATGGTGAACCAGAATTCGGGCAGCCGGAACCTCGAAGGCGTGCGTAAGGTGCGCGATATCGTCGCGCCCGAATTCACCGCGCTGGGCTTTGCCGCGCGCTGGGTGCCGATGGAGCAGACCGGGCGCGCCGGGCACCTGATCCTGACGCACAGGGGCGCGAAGGGCATGAAGCGGCTGCTGCTGATCGGCCATCTCGATACCGTGTTCGAACCGGATTCGCCGTTCCAGACGTTCGCGCTGAAGGGCGACAAGGCCACCGGCCCGGGCGTGGCCGACGACAAGGGCGGCATGGCGGTGATGATCGCCGCGCTGCGTGCGATGCAGGCGGCGGGCACGCTCAGGGACGCCAACATCGAGGTGGTGCTGACCGGCGACGAGGAGGACGCGGGCGAGCCGACCGAGGTGGCGCGCGCCGATCTGGTCGCGGCCGGCCGGCGCGCTGACGCGGCGCTCGATTTCGAGGGGCTGTCGCAGGAAGACGGCAAGGACATGGGCTCGATCGCGCGGCGTTCGTCCAATTCGTGGACGCTCACCGTCACCGCGAAGTCGGGCCATTCGAGCGCGGTGTTCTCGCCCGCGATGGGCGATGGCGCGATCTATGCCGCCGCGCGCATCATCGCCGCGATCCGCGAGGAAGTGCCCGAGCCGAACCTGACGCTGAACGTCGGCCTGATCGCGGGCGGGGCGGAAGCCACGCTTGCGCCCGACGCGGCGCACGTTGCGGCGGCGGGCAAGACCAACATCGTGCCGGCCAAGGCGATCGCGCGTGGAGACCTGCGCTCGCTCAGCCCCGAGCAGGACCGGCGGGCGATGGAGCGGATGCGCGCGATCGTGGCGCGCACCTGGCCGGGCGCGCAGGCGGCCATCACGTTCGAGGAAGGCTATCCGCCGATGGCGCCGACGCCGGGCAACCAGGCGCTGCTGGCGCGGCTCAACGGCGTGAACGAAACGCTGGGTCTGCCGGCGATGGCTCCGCTCGATCCGCTGAAGCGCGGCGCGGGTGACATCTCGTTCGTGGCGGCCGATGTCGACGGGCTGGTCGGCCTCGGCCCCGCCAGCACCGGCGATCATTCGCCCGCCGAAACCACCGATGTGCCCAGCATCTGGCGGCAGGCCAAGCGCGCCGCGCTGCTGATGACGCGGCTTTCGCGCGAAAAGGCGGTGAAGCCCGTCGGGAAGAAGTGA
- a CDS encoding MmcB family DNA repair protein — MIDSPVVPLADLPDSARTTPREAQAVARGIARLFARNGIWCLPEMPLRSGRRADLMGIDAKGHVVIVEIKVSRADLLGDGKWTDYLDHCDRFYWGLAPHLDRACLEGPDFRPERCGVIVADGYDAEILRPAPSHPLAAARRKAEVERLARAALRRHVVGLDPHCAGWGEG, encoded by the coding sequence ATGATCGATTCGCCCGTCGTCCCGCTCGCCGATCTGCCGGACAGCGCACGGACTACCCCGCGCGAGGCGCAGGCCGTGGCGCGTGGCATCGCGCGGCTGTTCGCCCGCAACGGCATCTGGTGCCTGCCGGAAATGCCGCTGCGCTCGGGCCGCCGCGCCGACCTGATGGGGATCGACGCGAAGGGCCATGTGGTGATCGTGGAGATCAAGGTCAGCCGCGCCGACCTGCTGGGCGACGGCAAGTGGACCGATTATCTCGACCATTGCGACCGGTTCTACTGGGGGCTGGCCCCGCACCTCGACCGCGCCTGCCTGGAAGGGCCGGATTTCCGGCCCGAACGCTGCGGCGTGATCGTGGCCGATGGCTATGACGCGGAGATCCTGCGCCCCGCGCCCTCGCATCCGCTGGCGGCGGCGCGGCGCAAGGCGGAAGTCGAACGGCTAGCCCGCGCGGCGCTGCGCCGGCACGTGGTGGGACTGGACCCGCACTGCGCCGGCTGGGGCGAAGGCTAA
- a CDS encoding MFS transporter: MLKAMHRGGALAPFRYPAFRSIWTANLFSNVGSTIQSVAAAWLMTDLTSSHVMVALVQASATIPIMLLGMIAGAIADNFDRRRVMLAAQTAMLAVSALLAALGYAGMVGPWSLLALTLMVGMGTALNGPAWQASVRLQVGKDDLPQAIALNAISFNLARSVGPAMGGLLISIWNVNLAFALNAISYVGMIVVLWTWRPHRAHTPQRQPMFASIKVGIDFCARSAPIRKVLLRGFAFGFGAAGFSALMPTVARDLLRGTELDYGLMLGAFGMGSIVTALWVGKARRRYGAEAVVSAATLAFAAALASLSFTASVPHAMVTAFLGGSGWVAAMTSLNVAMQLRSPETILGRCLSIYQAVTFGGMALGAWAWGSVADLGGLQTALHAAAAWLLASLVLRVLAPMPTREEGRLDIVQEPANAKP; encoded by the coding sequence ATGCTGAAAGCGATGCACCGCGGCGGCGCGCTGGCACCGTTCCGCTATCCCGCTTTCCGATCGATCTGGACCGCCAACCTCTTTTCCAACGTCGGCTCCACCATCCAGTCGGTCGCCGCCGCCTGGCTGATGACCGACCTGACCAGCAGCCACGTGATGGTCGCGCTGGTGCAGGCTTCGGCTACGATCCCGATCATGCTGCTGGGCATGATCGCCGGGGCCATCGCCGACAACTTCGACCGCCGCCGCGTGATGCTGGCGGCGCAGACGGCGATGCTGGCGGTGTCCGCCCTGCTCGCCGCGCTGGGCTATGCCGGGATGGTCGGCCCGTGGTCGCTGCTCGCGCTGACGCTGATGGTGGGCATGGGCACCGCGCTCAACGGCCCGGCGTGGCAGGCATCGGTGCGGCTCCAGGTGGGCAAGGACGATCTGCCGCAGGCGATCGCGCTCAACGCCATATCGTTCAATCTCGCACGCAGCGTCGGTCCCGCGATGGGCGGGTTGCTCATTTCGATCTGGAACGTGAACCTGGCCTTCGCGCTCAACGCGATCAGCTATGTCGGCATGATCGTGGTGCTGTGGACGTGGCGACCGCACCGCGCGCATACCCCGCAGCGCCAGCCGATGTTCGCCTCGATCAAGGTCGGCATCGATTTCTGCGCGCGTTCCGCGCCGATCCGCAAGGTGCTGCTGCGCGGCTTCGCCTTCGGCTTCGGCGCGGCCGGCTTTTCCGCGCTGATGCCCACCGTGGCGCGCGATCTGCTGCGCGGCACCGAGCTGGACTATGGCCTGATGCTGGGCGCGTTCGGCATGGGATCGATCGTCACCGCGTTGTGGGTGGGCAAGGCCCGGCGGCGCTATGGCGCGGAAGCCGTGGTCTCCGCCGCGACGCTCGCCTTCGCCGCCGCGCTTGCCTCGCTCTCGTTCACCGCCTCGGTGCCGCACGCGATGGTCACCGCCTTTCTCGGCGGCTCGGGCTGGGTCGCCGCGATGACCAGCCTCAACGTCGCCATGCAGCTCCGCTCGCCCGAAACGATTCTCGGCCGCTGCCTGTCGATCTACCAGGCGGTGACATTCGGCGGCATGGCGCTGGGCGCCTGGGCCTGGGGCAGCGTGGCCGACCTCGGCGGCCTGCAGACGGCGCTGCACGCGGCGGCGGCGTGGCTGCTCGCTTCGCTGGTGCTGCGCGTGCTGGCGCCGATGCCCACGCGCGAGGAAGGACGGCTCGACATCGTACAGGAACCCGCCAATGCCAAACCCTGA
- a CDS encoding type II toxin-antitoxin system RelE/ParE family toxin: protein MRIKWTGKASSDLVRLHEHLRPVAPEAAARVVQQLARAPDRLLDYPRIGEKLDAYEPREVRRIIVGNYELRYEIADATIFILRLWHCREERSFESDD from the coding sequence ATGAGGATCAAGTGGACCGGCAAGGCGTCCTCGGATCTGGTCCGGCTGCACGAGCATCTGCGCCCGGTCGCTCCGGAGGCGGCGGCGCGGGTCGTACAGCAGCTCGCGCGCGCACCGGATCGGCTGCTCGACTATCCCCGGATCGGCGAGAAGCTGGACGCCTACGAACCGCGCGAAGTCCGGCGCATCATCGTAGGCAACTACGAGCTGCGTTACGAGATAGCGGACGCGACAATCTTCATCCTGCGCCTGTGGCATTGCCGCGAGGAGCGCAGCTTCGAGTCGGACGATTGA
- a CDS encoding TMEM165/GDT1 family protein, whose translation MEALTTSTAIVALAEIGDKTQLLAIVLATRFRKPWPIVLGILCATLANHFLAALVGATAASLLDGLWFRYAVAAGFIAMGLWTLIPDKLDDAEEKPGRFGPFLTTLVAFFLVEMGDKTQVATIALGARFHDALAVTAGTTLGMMIANVPAVFLGSELIRRVPLGVVRMVAAVLFIAIGGWLLAQTAGLV comes from the coding sequence ATCGAAGCCCTGACCACTTCCACCGCGATCGTCGCGCTCGCGGAAATCGGCGACAAGACCCAGCTTCTCGCCATCGTGCTCGCCACCCGCTTCCGCAAGCCCTGGCCGATCGTGCTGGGCATCCTCTGCGCCACGCTGGCCAACCACTTCCTCGCCGCGCTGGTCGGCGCCACGGCGGCCTCGCTGCTCGATGGCCTGTGGTTCCGCTATGCCGTGGCGGCGGGGTTCATCGCCATGGGCCTGTGGACGCTGATCCCCGACAAACTCGATGACGCGGAGGAGAAGCCCGGCCGCTTCGGCCCGTTCCTGACGACGCTGGTGGCGTTCTTCCTCGTCGAAATGGGCGACAAGACCCAGGTGGCGACGATCGCGCTGGGCGCGCGCTTCCACGATGCGCTGGCGGTGACGGCGGGCACTACGCTGGGGATGATGATCGCCAACGTGCCGGCGGTGTTCCTGGGCAGCGAACTGATCCGCCGCGTGCCGCTGGGCGTGGTGCGGATGGTGGCGGCGGTGCTGTTCATCGCCATCGGCGGCTGGCTGCTGGCGCAGACCGCCGGTCTGGTCTGA
- a CDS encoding sterol desaturase family protein, translated as MNSIGLSALAMTLIVGVRYLLTSGLFAALTGRKRPGLYRGLTPQIRKEIAWSLASSAIYGIPAGIVAWGWQAHGWTRIYTDPRAWPLWWMPVSLLLYLFLHDTWFYWTHRWMHRPRVFRAVHAIHHASRPPTAWAAMNFHPAEAALVGLLIPALVFVIPIHAGVLGLVLLVMTVMGVTNHMGWEMFPRRLVHSRVGQWLITASHHQRHHEQYRCNYGLYFRFWDRLCGTDKGLGTL; from the coding sequence ATGAACAGCATCGGGCTTTCCGCGCTGGCGATGACGCTGATCGTGGGGGTGCGCTATCTCCTCACCAGCGGTCTGTTCGCCGCGCTCACCGGGCGGAAACGCCCGGGCCTCTATCGGGGGCTGACCCCGCAGATCCGCAAGGAAATCGCCTGGAGCCTCGCCTCGTCGGCGATCTACGGCATTCCCGCCGGGATCGTCGCCTGGGGCTGGCAGGCGCACGGCTGGACGCGGATCTACACCGATCCGCGCGCCTGGCCGCTGTGGTGGATGCCGGTCTCGCTGCTGCTCTACCTGTTCCTGCACGATACCTGGTTCTACTGGACCCACCGCTGGATGCACCGCCCGCGCGTGTTCCGCGCGGTGCACGCGATCCACCACGCCAGCCGCCCGCCGACCGCCTGGGCGGCGATGAACTTCCACCCGGCCGAAGCCGCGCTGGTCGGCCTGCTGATCCCGGCGCTGGTCTTCGTGATCCCGATCCACGCGGGCGTGCTGGGCCTGGTGCTGCTCGTCATGACGGTGATGGGCGTCACCAACCACATGGGCTGGGAAATGTTTCCGCGCCGGCTCGTTCATTCCCGGGTCGGCCAATGGCTGATAACCGCAAGCCATCATCAACGGCATCACGAGCAATACCGGTGCAACTACGGACTCTACTTCCGCTTCTGGGACAGGCTGTGCGGCACCGACAAGGGGCTGGGCACGCTGTGA